A single genomic interval of Camelina sativa cultivar DH55 chromosome 11, Cs, whole genome shotgun sequence harbors:
- the LOC104728303 gene encoding uncharacterized protein LOC104728303: MRRCMGGYIVHRNSGLRWGREAYGASFVQETPKKIQVLKLNIKKVQDQQRSNADKRRRDLAFQVVDRVYLKMAMLRGSNSSFTETKLRPRYMGQFRVIEGVEPVAYRLELSDVMRAFHKVFHVSMLRKCLCEDDQLLDKILKNLQLEARPVRVLERRVKEL, encoded by the coding sequence ATGAGGCGTTGTATGGGAGGCTATATCGTACACCGTAATTCTGGACTTAGGTGGGGGAGAGAAGCATATGGTgcgagttttgttcaggagaccccgaagaagattcaggttctgaAGCTGAACATAAAGAAAGTTCAAGATCAGCAGAGGAGTAATgccgataagaggaggagagatcttgcgTTTCAGGTGgtagacagagtgtacctcaagatggccatgttgcggggttcGAACAGTTCATttacagagactaagttgagaccgaggtatatgggtcagTTTAGGGTGATTGAGGGGGTGGAACCggtggcatataggctggagttatCTGATGTTATGCGCGCGTTCCACAAGGTCttccatgtgtcgatgctgcggaagtgtctctgcgaggatgatcagttgcTGGATAAGATTCTCAAGAATCTTCAGTTGGAGGCGAGACCGGTGAGGGTTCTCGaaaggagagtcaaggaactttaG